A part of Candidatus Electrothrix aestuarii genomic DNA contains:
- a CDS encoding alpha-amylase family glycosyl hydrolase, whose translation MEIIKITMQQLILLLLFFSLSFADVWMGNLKLYDAEVWPEGRAGNYGTVKYFLDEDKGEQVNLKVSVEVYSEGAPPDRVEVEAYTNLNRRDFTKIFESINEANQPDSYWVTKPMQLAKKSGNNYVYRTEFAVNKTGVYRLTTRFRINHGPWQWSRQFDGQRDAAIVVSPRKVLGLTLYEVNPLVIEAFPGNIQQNRSTFEDFTDHENDTFDPFNLSKLRKGMGFNTLWIMPIMPVTKERYNPELNRWVRNESPGSPYATRNYYAINGNLVSSGDELEAKREFQYLVQQADELDLNIFIDMAFNHSGRDVCFGRGGVELGFSRSASALIRYERPAWATSKRNYREHASSMSDLALFAPAERLGEHRWYDAGFDWYFGDYSALGPKSYIGDVSRGGAQDERDLMYTDLNPAGGYDSEVVNVWNYFAYVLPYWLKWTNNGLDGIRADFAQGLPSQAWEYIINKTRQVKWDFVFFAEVLDPDQVLYRTNRLFDVITTVDHYLYRSDTTSMSVLAASLEKEAGMFGYNAAVLHNGTSHDEQGNGNPWLMAARYAVTTASYGVPMVFMSQPLGIPYKIDFQSSWQNIKEWWDKENPKLVAFYKRLNEVRAAHPALRSTKRIFLRKKNGTGFNDDIFSVARWDENEVILVFINLRNHMVNAETFVVPPNLPLHGQYQAVNLVADDPDAPLWPQPQSADALRENGIFVQFRYPNEVQYLALRKVD comes from the coding sequence ATGGAAATAATAAAAATAACAATGCAGCAGCTCATTCTGCTTCTGCTCTTCTTCTCCTTGTCCTTCGCTGATGTCTGGATGGGCAACTTGAAACTCTATGATGCAGAGGTCTGGCCGGAAGGCCGTGCTGGTAACTACGGCACCGTAAAATACTTTCTGGATGAGGATAAGGGAGAGCAAGTCAACCTGAAGGTCTCTGTCGAGGTATACAGTGAAGGGGCACCACCGGATAGGGTGGAGGTGGAAGCATACACCAATCTCAACCGCCGTGATTTTACAAAAATCTTTGAGTCAATCAATGAGGCGAACCAACCGGATAGCTACTGGGTTACCAAACCTATGCAGCTGGCGAAAAAAAGCGGCAATAATTATGTATACCGCACAGAATTTGCTGTGAATAAGACCGGTGTATACCGCCTGACCACCCGCTTTCGCATCAATCATGGCCCCTGGCAATGGAGCAGACAGTTTGATGGTCAACGCGATGCAGCGATAGTGGTCTCTCCTCGTAAAGTCCTGGGTCTGACCCTGTACGAGGTCAATCCCCTGGTGATTGAGGCCTTTCCCGGTAATATACAACAGAACCGCAGCACCTTTGAAGATTTCACGGACCATGAGAATGACACCTTTGACCCCTTCAACCTGAGCAAGTTGCGCAAAGGTATGGGCTTCAATACCCTATGGATCATGCCCATCATGCCAGTGACCAAGGAGCGCTATAACCCGGAGCTGAACAGATGGGTGCGGAATGAGTCACCGGGGAGCCCCTATGCCACACGCAATTATTATGCAATCAACGGTAATCTGGTTTCCTCAGGCGATGAACTGGAAGCAAAAAGAGAGTTTCAGTATCTGGTCCAGCAAGCCGATGAGCTTGACCTGAACATCTTCATTGATATGGCCTTTAATCATTCTGGTCGCGATGTCTGTTTTGGTCGGGGTGGTGTGGAGCTGGGATTCAGCAGGAGTGCAAGTGCGCTCATTAGGTATGAACGACCGGCCTGGGCCACAAGCAAACGCAATTACCGGGAACATGCATCCTCCATGAGTGATCTGGCTCTTTTTGCCCCGGCGGAGCGGCTGGGAGAGCATAGATGGTATGATGCTGGCTTTGACTGGTATTTCGGTGATTACTCTGCGCTCGGCCCGAAATCCTATATAGGCGATGTGTCTCGGGGAGGAGCGCAGGATGAGCGCGACCTGATGTACACAGATTTGAACCCGGCAGGCGGTTATGACAGCGAGGTTGTCAATGTCTGGAACTATTTCGCCTACGTTCTGCCTTACTGGCTCAAGTGGACCAATAACGGCCTGGATGGCATCCGTGCCGATTTTGCCCAAGGGCTGCCTTCTCAGGCATGGGAGTACATCATCAACAAAACTCGGCAGGTAAAATGGGACTTTGTCTTCTTTGCCGAGGTGCTTGATCCTGATCAGGTCCTGTACCGAACCAACCGCCTCTTTGATGTCATCACCACGGTGGATCATTATCTATACCGCAGCGACACCACAAGCATGTCTGTCCTGGCAGCGAGCCTGGAAAAAGAAGCAGGCATGTTCGGTTATAATGCTGCCGTGCTCCACAACGGCACCAGTCATGATGAGCAGGGCAACGGCAACCCCTGGTTGATGGCTGCTCGCTATGCTGTGACCACAGCCAGTTATGGCGTGCCGATGGTGTTCATGAGCCAACCTCTGGGCATCCCATACAAGATTGATTTCCAGTCCAGCTGGCAGAACATCAAAGAGTGGTGGGACAAAGAAAACCCAAAGTTGGTAGCCTTCTACAAACGGCTCAATGAAGTTCGTGCCGCTCATCCGGCTCTGCGCAGCACAAAACGTATATTCCTGCGTAAAAAGAACGGAACAGGCTTTAATGATGATATATTTTCCGTGGCCCGCTGGGACGAGAATGAGGTTATCCTCGTGTTCATCAACCTGCGTAATCATATGGTGAACGCGGAGACCTTTGTGGTTCCACCCAACCTGCCTTTGCATGGACAGTATCAGGCCGTTAATCTGGTGGCTGATGATCCGGATGCCCCGCTCTGGCCCCAGCCACAATCAGCTGATGCCCTGCGCGAGAACGGTATCTTTGTTCAGTTCCGTTATCCCAACGAGGTGCAGTATCTGGCCTTGCGTAAGGTGGATTGA
- a CDS encoding UvrD-helicase domain-containing protein, with product MSYIADLHIHSRYSRATSKASNLHGLAAWAAIKGIDVVATGDFTHPGWFAHLADNLEPAEPGLFRLKEQPDYAELAPILPPGMQPDCSQIRFLLSAEISSIYKRGGKVRKIHNLLYVPDLDAARRINSKLAGIGNLESDGRPILGLDSKILLEILLDQAPEGFLVPAHIWTPWFSLFGSKSGFDSIEECFDDLSSEIFALETGLSSDPEMNRHISALDRFSLISNSDCHSPSKLGREVNIFAAELSFPALKEALRNPVDAEGQQRFQATVEFYPEEGKYHCDGHRKCGVCLEPAQTVEAEGICPQCGRPMTIGVLYRVMELADRDKPQWPQGSPAVHSLIPLAEVLGELFSCGPATKKVGTVYGKLITTFGSEFTILLDTPIGELNTASPLLGTAIQRVRENKVIRKPGFDGEFGVIRVFAEDEQEQLAGQLNLFGMTPARTRRKKKANRTVISRKKSLVSPMQAKRALNPEQQAAVDSEAQRIIVQAGPGTGKTHTLVQRVLRLLEAGQSAITVITFTNKAAEELRQRLAAVREGAEQAVRVDTFHGFCLHWLRRHDPALQLAGPEMRAWVFRRQYPQFSERERRQLRQEAGLFLAEQAALPEPGACPLPLQAYFQYLREHTLLDLDEIVPACTALLQTDAGFAEELRQATAHLLVDEFQDLNAAQYELVRLLAETATVFAIGDPDQAIYGFRGSRPAWFHRFIAEQEPEFHQLTTNYRSGANILRAAVAVIAGNHEEDTVGATPCIRPCPPDRHRGLSLLQHILTTGIIFRALAPSARAEASYIAGQVQQLLGGTSHREIDRLIDGPGTGGSLALSDIAVLYRTSAQAGVIAQALAERGIPCQVVDMQPFYLRGELKPIAYWCLLAGGRIDAAELLFLLGQEKGIGARGLAAAEAVLSEHPDKEPLPALADAVNAGNADLPKPVQQSIKAMEKLAALLAEQESVAKAVDLLYAQYPLDYETAVSASELDQEAAELVRFYQMAASSPSLAAFAQHLRRHQDSLIYDDRAEAVLLTTLHAAKGLEFRAVFLVGCEEGLLPLTPRTELSPEAEQEHLAEERRLFFVGMTRAAEVLYLTGASERPGFTGLEQRIPSRFLNDIPPDLLRSPPSPGKKRKKRAGKQLSLF from the coding sequence ATGTCCTATATCGCCGACCTCCACATCCACTCCCGTTACTCCCGTGCCACCAGCAAAGCCAGTAACCTGCATGGCCTTGCGGCCTGGGCCGCCATCAAGGGCATTGATGTTGTTGCCACTGGCGACTTCACCCATCCGGGCTGGTTTGCCCATCTGGCCGACAACCTGGAACCAGCAGAGCCCGGCCTCTTCCGCCTTAAAGAGCAGCCTGATTATGCGGAACTGGCCCCGATCCTGCCGCCGGGTATGCAGCCGGACTGCTCACAGATTCGCTTTCTCCTCAGCGCGGAGATCAGCTCCATCTATAAGCGGGGCGGCAAGGTGCGCAAGATCCATAACCTGCTCTATGTCCCGGACCTGGACGCGGCCCGGCGGATCAACAGCAAGCTGGCCGGGATCGGCAACCTGGAGTCGGACGGACGGCCCATCCTTGGCCTGGACTCCAAAATCCTGCTGGAGATCCTGCTGGACCAGGCCCCGGAAGGCTTTCTGGTACCCGCCCATATCTGGACGCCCTGGTTTTCCCTGTTCGGGTCCAAGTCCGGCTTTGACAGCATTGAGGAATGCTTTGACGACCTGAGCAGCGAGATCTTTGCCCTGGAGACCGGCCTCTCCTCAGACCCGGAGATGAACCGCCATATCTCGGCCCTGGATCGCTTTTCCCTTATCTCCAACTCCGACTGCCACTCTCCTTCTAAGCTGGGTCGCGAGGTCAATATCTTTGCTGCTGAACTGAGCTTCCCCGCCCTGAAAGAGGCACTGCGCAATCCGGTTGATGCGGAGGGACAGCAACGTTTCCAGGCCACGGTGGAATTCTATCCGGAGGAGGGTAAGTACCATTGCGACGGCCACCGTAAATGCGGGGTCTGCCTGGAACCGGCCCAGACCGTGGAGGCCGAGGGTATCTGCCCGCAATGCGGCAGGCCCATGACCATCGGCGTACTCTACCGGGTCATGGAGCTGGCTGATCGGGACAAGCCGCAATGGCCCCAGGGTTCCCCGGCAGTGCATAGCCTGATCCCGCTGGCCGAGGTGCTGGGCGAGCTGTTCAGCTGCGGGCCAGCAACCAAGAAGGTGGGCACGGTCTACGGCAAGCTGATCACGACCTTTGGTTCTGAGTTCACCATCCTGCTGGACACGCCCATAGGGGAGCTGAACACGGCCTCGCCCCTGCTGGGCACAGCAATCCAGCGAGTGCGGGAGAACAAGGTCATTCGCAAGCCCGGCTTTGATGGCGAGTTCGGGGTGATCCGGGTCTTTGCCGAGGACGAGCAGGAACAGTTGGCAGGTCAGCTCAACCTCTTTGGCATGACCCCGGCCAGGACCCGAAGGAAGAAGAAGGCAAACAGGACAGTGATCAGCAGAAAGAAAAGCCTGGTCAGTCCCATGCAGGCCAAGAGGGCACTGAACCCGGAGCAGCAAGCTGCCGTGGACAGTGAGGCCCAGCGCATCATTGTTCAGGCCGGACCGGGCACGGGCAAGACCCACACCTTGGTGCAACGTGTTCTCCGCCTGCTGGAAGCCGGCCAGAGCGCTATCACCGTGATCACCTTTACCAATAAGGCCGCAGAAGAGCTGCGCCAGCGGCTTGCGGCTGTCAGGGAAGGGGCAGAGCAGGCCGTGCGAGTGGATACCTTTCACGGTTTCTGCCTCCATTGGTTGCGCCGCCATGATCCTGCCCTGCAACTGGCTGGCCCGGAGATGCGGGCCTGGGTCTTCCGCAGGCAGTATCCCCAGTTCAGCGAGCGGGAGCGCAGACAGCTCCGGCAGGAGGCGGGCCTCTTCCTGGCTGAACAGGCGGCCCTGCCGGAACCCGGCGCTTGCCCCCTGCCCTTGCAGGCCTATTTCCAGTATCTCCGCGAACACACCCTGCTGGACCTGGACGAGATTGTGCCTGCCTGTACTGCCCTGCTCCAGACTGATGCAGGCTTTGCTGAAGAGCTGCGCCAGGCCACGGCCCACCTGCTGGTGGATGAGTTCCAGGACCTTAATGCGGCCCAGTATGAGTTGGTGCGCCTGCTGGCCGAGACCGCCACCGTCTTTGCCATTGGCGACCCGGACCAGGCCATCTACGGCTTTCGTGGCTCCCGACCTGCCTGGTTCCACCGCTTTATCGCGGAGCAGGAACCCGAGTTCCACCAGCTGACAACCAACTACCGGAGTGGGGCCAATATCCTCCGGGCAGCAGTTGCCGTGATTGCAGGCAACCATGAAGAGGATACTGTAGGGGCGACCCCCTGTATTCGCCCTTGCCCACCGGACAGGCACAGGGGCCTGTCCCTACTACAACATATACTGACAACAGGCATCATCTTCCGCGCCCTTGCGCCCAGTGCCAGGGCAGAGGCCAGCTATATTGCCGGGCAGGTCCAGCAGCTCCTGGGAGGCACCTCCCACCGGGAGATCGACCGCCTCATTGATGGGCCGGGGACCGGGGGAAGCCTGGCCCTCTCGGACATAGCCGTCCTGTACCGCACCTCTGCCCAGGCCGGGGTCATTGCCCAGGCCCTAGCCGAACGCGGCATTCCCTGTCAGGTGGTGGATATGCAGCCCTTCTACCTGCGCGGTGAGCTCAAGCCCATTGCCTACTGGTGCCTGTTGGCCGGGGGCCGGATTGATGCAGCAGAGCTGCTCTTCCTCCTTGGGCAGGAAAAGGGGATCGGGGCCAGGGGGCTGGCTGCTGCTGAGGCCGTACTCTCTGAGCACCCGGACAAGGAACCGCTGCCCGCCCTTGCTGATGCGGTCAATGCCGGCAATGCAGACCTGCCCAAGCCGGTGCAGCAGAGCATCAAGGCAATGGAAAAACTTGCTGCCCTGCTGGCCGAGCAGGAATCCGTTGCCAAGGCCGTGGACCTACTCTATGCGCAGTACCCGCTGGACTACGAGACAGCAGTATCGGCCTCTGAGCTGGACCAGGAAGCCGCAGAGCTGGTCCGCTTCTACCAGATGGCGGCCTCCTCTCCCTCGCTGGCAGCCTTTGCCCAACATCTGCGCAGGCACCAGGACAGCCTGATCTATGATGACCGGGCTGAGGCCGTGCTGCTCACCACCTTACATGCGGCCAAGGGCCTGGAATTTCGGGCCGTGTTTCTGGTGGGCTGTGAGGAAGGGCTCCTCCCCCTGACGCCCCGCACCGAACTGAGCCCAGAGGCGGAGCAGGAACATCTTGCCGAGGAACGCCGCCTCTTCTTTGTTGGCATGACCCGTGCTGCCGAGGTACTCTATCTCACCGGGGCGAGTGAGCGACCAGGCTTTACCGGGCTTGAGCAACGCATCCCTTCCCGCTTCCTGAACGACATCCCACCAGACCTGCTCAGGAGCCCGCCCTCCCCTGGCAAAAAGAGGAAGAAGCGGGCAGGCAAGCAGTTGAGCCTGTTCTGA
- a CDS encoding tetratricopeptide repeat protein, with protein MSIELQLTFTDATHVMVSLLGDNPDTSPPAEFINPLEEKDLNELRWYLEDYGTSYAAEPDDVRAVAVQEQLPVWGTALFEAALDNERKAAKLFDRFLESGEEGRVLSIAADEPAVLTLPWELLHTPGGSFLVNENPPISIRRGLPGAGDARTPQPRAPKPNLHLLFIVSRPDGASFIDPRRDADAVLSALAKQEQARVEVEFLRPPTLDALRRRLRDTRLPTVDIIHFDGHGVFGKDSEADRGGKGDDIKGDGAATDRQQGWLLFEDKEGGKDRVAAEKFGQLLHQNHAGLVVLSACQSAAMDSKDPMSGVAARLVHAGIPAVIAMTHSVLVSTAEQLFAEFYSSLFQGCTVARSLDEARHDLLFNPERGIRLRGAGLAEEFKLDLHDWFLPALYQSGQDMALLSAEVSESPEARPALLSNLPEPQPSGFFGRSRELWQIERAFAVEDCRRFSITGFGGQGKTALALEAGRWLLRTHLFERVCMISYAAYQGSDPVSMAIATMSAVFEESLVDADAARASLAQTPTLLILDNLESLAADNTLGELLDAALPWSEAGASRVLLTSRQPDCNHPGYPLAGDYRHQTLALQGLQPHDSVDWFDSLRRLPPKTRLKRPRRDVLINLFRKVGFHPLSISLLAQQLKVRGPADVGERLEALLEEQPVNQADRSLLASLELSIEQLPAQCREWLPRLGVFQGGCLEEMIEHVTGLKEADWQELRNHLLIAGLMQAERVADSDVTFLRFHPTLAPALWQRLAKEEQDKLLQGYWQAYYGLSNELYKMDRTNPHAARALARCELPNLLRAVHVALQAGEAEEGVDFADSVNKFLRNFGLRRDAEELTEEAGKAGGTVGSQAWFLSQSNKGEQLRQNGQPKAAAEVFADILAGLEKTPSYERCLTLGMLGRCHKDQGQPAQAEQLYRQELEELAQLEQDDGVRRQTGSTWTDLADVLVAQGEYSKAKEAYQASLDIKAKIDDVRGTAVVMGQLGTLAKNQGELAEAEERYKEAIALFQSIGEPKHEAIYTHQLGMVYQQAKHWKAAEQAYRQAARLKEEQGMLGGSVSAGNSWQQLAQVCMLTDRLAEAEQWYNKALAAFKAGKDWPRVATTLSNLASLLADNPARLDEARGYAEESLAIKETLDPAAAQIWKTYNILARIADQQGDSSQAAEYRSKAERAFAPYRGGE; from the coding sequence ATGTCCATAGAACTGCAACTGACCTTCACCGATGCTACCCATGTCATGGTCTCCCTGCTCGGAGACAACCCGGACACCTCTCCGCCTGCTGAGTTCATCAATCCCCTGGAAGAAAAAGACCTGAACGAACTCCGCTGGTATCTGGAAGACTACGGGACCAGCTATGCGGCTGAACCGGATGATGTGCGGGCCGTTGCCGTGCAGGAGCAACTGCCTGTCTGGGGAACCGCCCTGTTCGAGGCCGCTCTGGATAACGAGCGCAAGGCGGCCAAGCTCTTTGACCGCTTCCTGGAGAGTGGCGAGGAAGGCCGCGTCCTCAGTATTGCTGCTGATGAGCCAGCCGTGCTCACTCTGCCCTGGGAGCTGCTCCACACGCCGGGTGGCTCCTTTCTTGTCAACGAGAACCCGCCTATCTCCATCCGGCGGGGCCTGCCCGGTGCAGGAGACGCCCGTACCCCGCAGCCCCGTGCGCCCAAGCCCAATCTGCATCTCCTCTTTATCGTCAGCAGACCAGACGGAGCCAGCTTTATTGATCCCCGCCGCGATGCCGATGCCGTGCTCTCGGCCCTGGCAAAGCAGGAGCAGGCACGGGTGGAGGTGGAGTTTCTCCGGCCCCCGACCCTGGATGCCCTGCGCAGGCGATTGCGCGATACCCGACTGCCCACTGTGGACATCATCCACTTTGACGGCCACGGGGTGTTTGGCAAAGACAGCGAGGCGGACCGGGGTGGCAAAGGCGATGATATCAAGGGCGATGGGGCGGCAACGGACAGACAGCAGGGCTGGCTCCTGTTTGAGGACAAGGAGGGCGGTAAAGACCGGGTTGCGGCGGAGAAGTTCGGGCAGCTGCTTCATCAGAACCATGCGGGCCTGGTGGTGCTTTCCGCCTGTCAGTCCGCAGCAATGGACAGCAAAGATCCCATGAGCGGGGTCGCGGCCCGGCTGGTCCATGCGGGCATCCCTGCGGTCATTGCCATGACCCACAGCGTGCTGGTCAGCACGGCGGAACAGCTCTTTGCCGAGTTCTACTCCAGCCTGTTCCAAGGCTGCACAGTGGCCCGCTCCCTGGACGAGGCCCGGCACGACCTCCTCTTTAACCCGGAGCGCGGCATCCGTCTGCGCGGGGCGGGTCTGGCCGAGGAGTTCAAGCTGGACCTGCACGACTGGTTCCTGCCTGCCCTGTATCAGAGCGGTCAGGATATGGCCCTGCTCAGTGCCGAGGTCAGCGAAAGCCCGGAAGCCCGCCCTGCCCTGCTCTCCAATCTGCCTGAGCCGCAGCCCTCCGGCTTTTTCGGGCGCAGCAGGGAGCTGTGGCAGATCGAACGGGCCTTTGCGGTGGAGGACTGCCGTCGTTTCTCCATCACCGGCTTTGGGGGACAAGGCAAGACCGCCTTAGCCCTGGAAGCGGGCCGCTGGCTGCTCCGCACGCACCTGTTCGAGCGGGTCTGCATGATCAGCTATGCGGCCTATCAGGGCAGCGACCCGGTGAGTATGGCGATTGCTACCATGAGCGCGGTCTTTGAGGAGAGCCTGGTGGATGCGGATGCGGCCCGAGCATCGCTGGCACAGACCCCTACCCTGCTGATCCTGGATAACCTGGAGTCCCTGGCTGCTGACAACACCCTGGGCGAGCTGCTGGATGCGGCTCTGCCCTGGTCCGAGGCCGGGGCCAGTCGGGTGCTGCTCACCTCCCGGCAACCGGATTGCAACCATCCCGGCTATCCCCTGGCAGGCGACTACAGGCACCAAACCCTTGCCCTCCAGGGTCTGCAACCGCACGATAGCGTGGACTGGTTTGACAGCCTGCGCCGTCTGCCGCCCAAGACCAGGCTCAAGCGACCCCGCCGCGATGTGCTGATCAACCTGTTCCGCAAGGTGGGCTTTCATCCCCTGTCCATCTCCCTGCTGGCGCAACAGCTCAAGGTACGCGGCCCGGCTGATGTGGGGGAACGACTGGAGGCCCTGCTGGAGGAGCAGCCCGTGAATCAGGCAGACCGCTCCCTGCTCGCCTCCCTGGAGCTGTCCATTGAGCAACTGCCCGCGCAATGCCGGGAATGGCTGCCCAGGTTGGGGGTGTTTCAGGGGGGATGTCTGGAGGAGATGATAGAGCATGTGACCGGCCTCAAGGAAGCTGACTGGCAGGAACTGCGCAACCATCTGCTTATTGCCGGACTGATGCAGGCCGAGCGCGTGGCCGATAGTGATGTGACCTTCCTCCGCTTCCACCCTACCCTGGCCCCGGCCCTGTGGCAGCGGCTGGCTAAGGAGGAGCAGGACAAGCTGCTGCAAGGCTACTGGCAGGCGTATTACGGGCTTTCCAATGAGCTGTACAAGATGGATAGAACCAATCCCCATGCGGCCCGTGCCCTTGCCCGCTGCGAACTGCCCAACCTGCTTCGGGCTGTCCATGTTGCCTTGCAAGCAGGCGAGGCTGAAGAGGGCGTGGACTTTGCTGATAGCGTCAACAAGTTTCTCCGTAACTTCGGCCTGCGGCGGGACGCTGAGGAACTGACTGAGGAGGCAGGCAAGGCAGGCGGTACAGTGGGTTCGCAGGCATGGTTTCTTAGCCAAAGCAATAAGGGCGAGCAGCTTCGCCAGAACGGCCAGCCCAAAGCAGCAGCAGAGGTCTTTGCGGACATCCTGGCTGGACTGGAGAAGACGCCCAGCTATGAACGCTGCCTAACTCTCGGTATGCTGGGTCGCTGCCATAAAGACCAGGGACAGCCTGCTCAAGCGGAGCAGCTTTATAGACAGGAGCTGGAGGAACTGGCTCAGTTGGAGCAGGACGACGGGGTACGGCGACAGACCGGCTCTACCTGGACGGATCTGGCTGATGTGCTGGTTGCCCAAGGCGAGTACAGCAAGGCCAAAGAAGCCTATCAGGCATCCTTGGATATAAAAGCCAAGATAGATGATGTGCGCGGTACTGCTGTAGTGATGGGCCAGCTCGGCACCTTGGCCAAGAATCAAGGCGAGCTGGCTGAAGCGGAGGAGCGGTACAAGGAAGCAATTGCTCTCTTTCAGAGTATCGGCGAACCAAAGCATGAGGCTATCTATACGCACCAGCTGGGCATGGTCTATCAGCAGGCAAAGCACTGGAAGGCAGCAGAGCAGGCATATCGGCAGGCCGCCCGACTGAAGGAGGAGCAGGGGATGCTGGGCGGCAGCGTGAGTGCTGGCAATAGCTGGCAGCAGCTCGCCCAAGTCTGCATGCTCACAGACCGTTTGGCAGAGGCCGAACAGTGGTACAACAAGGCATTGGCAGCCTTCAAAGCAGGGAAAGACTGGCCTCGTGTCGCTACAACCCTCAGCAATCTTGCCAGCCTTTTGGCTGATAACCCGGCCCGCCTGGACGAGGCCCGTGGCTATGCTGAGGAATCACTTGCCATTAAGGAAACCCTTGACCCGGCAGCAGCGCAGATATGGAAGACCTACAA